One Geminocystis sp. M7585_C2015_104 DNA window includes the following coding sequences:
- a CDS encoding NUDIX hydrolase produces MSGIPELPQLLGAKLFFQGRKFQFEVNRLRLPNGAEGEWECIRHPGGALAVPVTNDGKLVLVRQYRFTVKTRLLEFPAGTVESHEAPLVTIQRELEEETGYTAKTWRTLGKFPLAPGYSDEFIYAFLAQDLEKLPQPPSPEADEDIEVVLMTPAEFERLVFTHSIFDAKTISSYFLARPFLSLS; encoded by the coding sequence ATGTCGGGAATACCAGAATTGCCACAGCTGTTAGGCGCCAAATTATTCTTCCAGGGTAGGAAGTTTCAATTTGAGGTAAACAGACTCCGACTCCCCAATGGTGCCGAGGGGGAATGGGAATGTATCCGTCATCCCGGTGGCGCCCTTGCTGTCCCGGTTACCAATGATGGTAAACTAGTGTTGGTGCGTCAGTATCGTTTTACAGTAAAAACCAGACTCCTAGAATTTCCGGCTGGCACCGTAGAATCCCACGAAGCACCTCTGGTAACTATTCAACGGGAATTAGAAGAGGAAACTGGATATACTGCCAAAACTTGGCGCACTCTTGGCAAATTTCCCCTCGCGCCTGGTTACTCCGACGAGTTTATTTATGCCTTCCTCGCCCAAGATTTGGAAAAATTACCTCAACCTCCCTCCCCGGAAGCCGATGAGGATATTGAAGTGGTATTGATGACTCCCGCCGAGTTTGAGCGCCTTGTTTTCACTCATAGTATATTTGACGCTAAGACTATTTCCAGTTACTTCCTCGCCCGCCCTTTTTTATCCCTATCCTAG
- a CDS encoding HAD-IA family hydrolase — protein MRRPKVIFLDAVGTLFGVKNSVGCAYAKIASKYGVQADGKIIDSCFYRAFSQSPPLAFSEADEVEKKEYNWWKNIAFNTFKMAESLQQFSDFDLFFEELYQYFKTAEPWEVYEDVVPSLNRWKNQGISLGIISNFDSRIFPVLESLKLRDYFDSITISSLTGYAKPHPKIFLTALAKNNCKPEEAWHIGDSEKEDYQAAKEVGIQSFWLNRPIYTLKHLPDPLQCP, from the coding sequence ATGAGACGGCCAAAGGTTATTTTTTTAGATGCAGTGGGCACTCTTTTTGGTGTAAAAAACAGTGTGGGATGCGCCTACGCGAAAATTGCAAGTAAATACGGCGTGCAGGCCGACGGGAAAATAATAGATAGTTGCTTCTACCGGGCCTTTAGCCAATCTCCTCCCCTAGCCTTTTCCGAGGCAGACGAGGTGGAAAAAAAGGAATATAACTGGTGGAAAAACATTGCTTTTAATACTTTTAAGATGGCAGAATCTCTGCAACAATTTTCCGATTTCGATCTGTTTTTTGAAGAGTTATATCAGTATTTCAAAACAGCAGAACCTTGGGAGGTATATGAGGATGTAGTACCCTCCTTAAATCGGTGGAAAAATCAAGGAATAAGCCTGGGAATTATTTCCAATTTTGATAGCCGGATTTTCCCGGTATTAGAAAGTCTAAAACTAAGGGACTATTTTGACAGCATAACCATATCCTCTCTGACAGGATACGCTAAACCTCACCCCAAAATCTTCCTCACAGCCTTGGCAAAAAACAACTGCAAACCAGAAGAGGCTTGGCATATAGGCGACAGCGAAAAAGAAGACTACCAGGCTGCAAAGGAGGTGGGAATCCAAAGTTTCTGGCTGAATCGCCCCATTTATACCCTAAAACATCTCCCCGACCCTCTCCAATGCCCCTAA
- a CDS encoding YggT family protein, which produces MSSVSYLIVNTVYNFVQLYLLLIIVRILLSWFQTVDWAANIISFLAPITDPYLNIFRSIIPPVGGLDLSPILAIFILQLIPQLLGAVFQMVG; this is translated from the coding sequence ATGAGCAGTGTCTCCTACCTAATCGTCAACACCGTCTACAATTTCGTCCAACTTTATCTTTTGCTAATTATAGTCCGCATCCTCCTCAGCTGGTTTCAAACCGTCGACTGGGCAGCCAATATTATATCCTTCCTGGCACCCATTACTGACCCCTATCTTAATATATTCCGCTCCATTATCCCACCAGTAGGAGGCCTAGATTTATCACCAATCCTAGCTATCTTCATCTTACAACTAATCCCCCAACTGTTGGGAGCCGTCTTCCAAATGGTTGGCTAA
- a CDS encoding HypC/HybG/HupF family hydrogenase formation chaperone, translating to MCLAVPGRIVSIEYGDTPEMTMAKVSFGGVIREVSLAYTPEAKVGDYVIVHAGFALNIIDEEEAEATLADVSEIS from the coding sequence ATGTGTTTAGCAGTGCCTGGTAGGATAGTCTCAATAGAATACGGCGATACTCCGGAAATGACTATGGCCAAAGTGAGTTTCGGCGGTGTTATAAGGGAAGTATCCCTGGCATACACCCCAGAAGCTAAAGTGGGAGACTATGTAATTGTACACGCGGGCTTCGCCTTGAATATAATCGATGAGGAAGAAGCAGAGGCTACCCTTGCAGATGTGTCTGAAATATCTTAG
- the nth gene encoding endonuclease III: MTVLSAINKQKEAEEILRILKQLYPNATCSLNYDNPFQLLVATILSAQCTDERVNQVTPVLFSRFPTPESLATADRKEIETIIRPTGFYRNKAKNIQQAAIRIIRDFQGQVPQTMSELLTLPGVARKTANVVLAHGFGIIEGLTVDTHVKRLSNRLGLTTSSNPLEIEKDLMQLLPKPEWENFSIRLIYHGRAVCKARKPNCEKCALNHLCPSYPLLKH; the protein is encoded by the coding sequence ATGACTGTATTGTCGGCAATCAACAAACAAAAAGAAGCAGAGGAAATTCTAAGGATACTTAAACAACTATACCCCAATGCCACCTGCAGTCTGAATTACGACAACCCCTTTCAACTGCTAGTAGCTACCATATTATCCGCCCAATGCACCGATGAAAGGGTAAATCAGGTAACCCCCGTCTTGTTTTCCCGCTTCCCCACCCCAGAAAGTCTTGCCACCGCAGATAGAAAGGAAATAGAAACCATCATTCGCCCCACCGGTTTTTACCGCAATAAGGCCAAAAATATACAACAAGCGGCCATTAGGATTATAAGGGACTTCCAGGGACAAGTGCCCCAAACCATGAGTGAATTGTTAACCCTCCCCGGCGTGGCAAGAAAAACTGCTAACGTGGTTTTGGCCCACGGTTTTGGTATCATCGAGGGGTTAACTGTAGATACCCATGTCAAACGTCTCAGCAACCGTCTGGGATTAACAACCTCCTCCAATCCCCTGGAAATAGAAAAAGACTTAATGCAACTGTTGCCAAAACCAGAATGGGAAAACTTCTCTATCCGCCTTATCTACCACGGTAGGGCAGTTTGCAAAGCCCGTAAACCCAATTGTGAAAAATGTGCCCTAAATCACCTCTGCCCATCCTACCCCCTGTTGAAACACTAA
- the miaB gene encoding tRNA (N6-isopentenyl adenosine(37)-C2)-methylthiotransferase MiaB, which translates to MEKRKYSIITFGCQMNKADSERMAGILSSMGFEYTDNPDEAKILIYNTCTIRDNAEQKVYSYLGKQAKRKHSEPDLTIVVAGCVAQQEGEKLLRRVPEIDLVMGPQYANRLDSLLEQVFAGNQVVATEPAYIYEDITKPRRESDVTAWVNVIYGCNERCTYCVVPSVRGVEQSRHPEAIKREIEELARQGYKEVTLLGQNIDAYGRDLPGSTETGRHKYTFTDLLYYIHEVEGIERIRFATSHPRYFTERLIKACAELPKVCEHFHIPFQSGDNEILKAMRRGYTRERYKEIIDKIREYMPDAAISADAIVGFPGETEEQFQNTLKLVEEIGFDQLNTAAYSPRPNTPAATWPNQVPEEVKSERLQRLNRLVAQKAAERSQRYLGRIEEILVEDVNPKDATQVMGRTRTNRLTFFKGNLKELKGKIVPVRITEARAFSLTAEALLPVTH; encoded by the coding sequence ATGGAAAAACGTAAATATAGTATCATCACCTTTGGCTGTCAGATGAATAAAGCCGACTCGGAAAGGATGGCAGGAATCCTCTCTTCAATGGGGTTTGAATACACCGATAACCCCGATGAGGCCAAAATCCTTATCTACAACACCTGTACCATTAGAGACAACGCTGAACAAAAAGTCTATTCCTATCTTGGTAAACAAGCAAAACGAAAACACTCTGAGCCTGATTTGACTATAGTTGTAGCGGGTTGTGTAGCACAACAAGAGGGGGAAAAACTGTTAAGGAGAGTACCAGAAATAGATTTAGTGATGGGCCCCCAATATGCTAACCGTTTAGATAGTCTCCTAGAACAGGTATTTGCCGGTAATCAGGTGGTAGCTACAGAACCGGCATATATATACGAGGATATTACTAAACCCCGTCGGGAAAGCGATGTCACTGCCTGGGTTAATGTCATTTACGGTTGTAACGAGAGGTGTACATACTGTGTAGTACCAAGTGTAAGAGGAGTAGAACAATCTAGACACCCCGAAGCCATCAAAAGGGAGATAGAGGAATTAGCACGTCAGGGATACAAGGAAGTGACACTTCTAGGCCAAAACATAGACGCCTATGGCAGAGACTTGCCTGGTAGTACAGAAACTGGCAGACATAAATATACGTTTACCGACCTGTTGTATTACATCCACGAGGTAGAGGGAATAGAGAGAATCCGTTTTGCTACCTCCCATCCCCGTTATTTTACCGAACGTCTTATCAAGGCTTGTGCCGAATTACCCAAAGTGTGCGAGCACTTCCATATACCCTTCCAATCAGGGGATAACGAAATCCTCAAGGCCATGAGGAGAGGTTATACCAGAGAGCGTTATAAGGAGATAATAGACAAAATCCGGGAGTATATGCCAGATGCCGCCATTAGTGCCGATGCCATTGTCGGTTTCCCCGGAGAGACTGAGGAACAGTTCCAGAATACTCTAAAATTGGTAGAAGAGATTGGCTTCGACCAGTTGAACACCGCCGCCTATTCCCCTCGTCCTAATACTCCCGCTGCCACCTGGCCTAATCAGGTACCAGAGGAGGTAAAAAGCGAGAGACTGCAGCGTTTGAATCGTTTGGTAGCACAAAAAGCTGCAGAAAGATCACAAAGATACCTGGGAAGAATAGAGGAGATTCTGGTAGAGGATGTCAATCCTAAAGATGCCACCCAGGTAATGGGGAGGACAAGAACAAACCGTTTAACCTTCTTTAAGGGGAATTTGAAGGAATTAAAGGGGAAGATAGTGCCCGTTAGGATAACGGAGGCAAGGGCATTTAGTCTTACGGCAGAGGCCCTCTTACCAGTGACACACTGA
- a CDS encoding P-II family nitrogen regulator, with protein MKKIEAIIRPFKLDEVKIALVNAGIVGMTVSEVRGFGRQKGQTERYRGSEYTVEFLQKLKLEIVVDDEQVDMVVEKIIQAARTGEIGDGKIFITPVEETIRIRTGEKNQEAI; from the coding sequence TTGAAAAAGATAGAGGCTATTATCCGCCCTTTCAAACTGGACGAGGTAAAAATTGCCCTGGTGAATGCCGGCATAGTGGGCATGACTGTTTCCGAAGTCAGAGGTTTTGGCCGTCAAAAGGGTCAAACCGAACGTTACCGGGGCTCAGAATACACCGTAGAATTTTTACAAAAGCTCAAGTTGGAAATTGTAGTGGATGATGAACAGGTGGATATGGTAGTGGAAAAAATCATCCAGGCGGCCCGCACCGGTGAGATCGGTGATGGTAAAATCTTTATAACCCCCGTAGAAGAAACCATCCGCATCCGCACTGGTGAAAAAAATCAGGAGGCCATCTGA
- a CDS encoding RluA family pseudouridine synthase translates to MKENVEDIRKFVVKEGRERIDVWLAKNIAELSRSRIQKLIAEGRVTLNQYPCLDKKTIVKPGDVINVTIPPPVASDIIPQSIPLEILYEDEYILVINKPADFVVHPAPGHPHSTLVNALLAHCPNLEGIGGVQRPGIVHRLDKDTTGLMVIAKTEMALKELQRQIKEREAKREYLGIVHGCFPGESGTINLPIGRHPKNRKKMTVLEGGKEAVTHWRLVEKLGNYSLLHFRLETGRTHQIRVHCSHFGHPLVGDPLYSSCKNIGFKLKGQALHAFRLTLTHPENRELMEFVAPIPTEMQRLIEFLRKKKR, encoded by the coding sequence ATGAAGGAAAATGTGGAGGATATAAGAAAATTTGTGGTGAAAGAAGGAAGAGAAAGGATTGATGTCTGGCTAGCAAAAAACATAGCAGAATTATCTCGTTCTCGGATACAAAAACTAATAGCAGAAGGACGTGTCACCCTTAACCAATATCCCTGTCTGGATAAAAAAACTATAGTGAAACCGGGGGATGTTATTAATGTTACCATTCCGCCGCCAGTAGCCTCAGACATAATACCTCAATCTATCCCCCTGGAAATCCTATATGAAGATGAATACATCCTGGTGATAAACAAACCGGCGGATTTTGTAGTACACCCAGCCCCAGGACATCCCCATAGTACACTGGTAAATGCCCTACTTGCCCATTGTCCTAACCTGGAAGGCATCGGTGGTGTCCAAAGGCCGGGGATAGTACATAGACTTGACAAAGACACTACGGGATTAATGGTGATTGCTAAGACGGAGATGGCATTAAAAGAATTACAAAGACAAATCAAGGAGAGGGAGGCAAAAAGGGAATATCTTGGGATAGTCCATGGCTGTTTTCCAGGGGAAAGTGGTACAATCAACCTGCCCATTGGACGACATCCAAAGAATCGGAAAAAAATGACTGTGTTGGAGGGAGGTAAGGAGGCCGTCACCCACTGGCGTCTAGTAGAAAAATTGGGCAATTACTCCCTGCTACATTTTCGTCTTGAAACCGGACGCACTCATCAAATCCGTGTCCATTGTAGCCATTTTGGACATCCCCTGGTGGGGGACCCCCTGTACTCTTCCTGTAAAAACATAGGTTTCAAATTAAAGGGACAGGCGTTACATGCCTTCAGACTGACTCTCACTCACCCGGAAAACAGAGAGCTTATGGAGTTTGTGGCACCGATACCTACAGAGATGCAAAGACTAATTGAGTTTCTTAGGAAGAAGAAGAGGTAG
- a CDS encoding phosphatase PAP2 family protein, producing MKLKYLIRSKNFIQYLDKSQLIVCTFCLICFSIISTFVVTGAASSLDENLLVLIRQELPDWFVYVARISYFLGEAEVAGVFVFISLVVLVKKRCWEEAKVTAFSTLAILILIDRILKPFFAIPRPSERLVANAFGKSFPSGHAAGNLLLYFLWCYFISQKYPRLKPFLYSLATFLIILMGISSAYLRVHWVSDILASYCLGYGIFSLAIAILKIAKNNGSMLS from the coding sequence ATGAAGTTAAAGTATCTAATCAGGTCCAAGAATTTTATTCAATACCTGGACAAATCTCAGTTAATAGTTTGTACTTTTTGTCTGATTTGTTTCAGCATCATATCCACTTTTGTTGTCACTGGGGCAGCTAGTAGTTTGGATGAGAATTTACTAGTATTAATTAGGCAGGAGTTACCCGATTGGTTTGTTTATGTTGCCAGAATATCTTATTTTTTGGGGGAGGCGGAGGTGGCAGGGGTATTTGTCTTCATATCCCTAGTGGTTCTGGTAAAGAAAAGATGCTGGGAGGAGGCGAAGGTTACAGCATTTTCCACTCTAGCAATTCTAATATTAATAGACAGGATTTTGAAGCCATTTTTTGCAATTCCTCGTCCCAGTGAGCGTTTGGTAGCTAATGCTTTTGGCAAGAGTTTTCCCAGTGGTCACGCGGCCGGTAACTTGCTATTATACTTCCTCTGGTGTTATTTTATTTCCCAGAAATACCCTAGACTGAAACCATTTTTATATTCCCTGGCTACGTTTTTAATCATACTTATGGGGATAAGTAGTGCCTATTTAAGGGTTCACTGGGTGAGTGATATTCTGGCTTCTTATTGTTTGGGTTATGGGATATTTTCCCTGGCTATTGCTATATTAAAGATTGCGAAGAATAATGGGAGTATGCTATCATAA
- a CDS encoding allophycocyanin, producing the protein MSVVSKVILKADDELRYPSSGELQGIKEFLDTGLFRIKIAETLAENEKKIVEQASRELFRKRPDFRAPGGNAAGQKQYNQCLRDFGWYLRLVTYGVLAGDKEPIEQIGLIGVKEMYNSLGVPMAGMVEAIRCLKEAALALLSKEEAEETAPYFDYIIQYMS; encoded by the coding sequence ATGAGTGTAGTTAGTAAGGTAATTCTGAAAGCGGACGATGAGTTGCGTTATCCCAGTAGCGGTGAGTTACAGGGGATAAAGGAGTTTTTAGATACGGGATTATTCAGAATAAAAATAGCCGAAACCCTAGCAGAAAATGAGAAAAAAATTGTGGAGCAAGCCAGTCGAGAATTATTCCGAAAAAGGCCTGATTTCCGTGCCCCTGGTGGCAACGCTGCTGGGCAAAAACAGTATAATCAGTGCTTGAGGGACTTTGGCTGGTATCTACGCCTGGTTACTTATGGAGTGCTAGCGGGGGACAAGGAGCCTATTGAACAAATTGGCCTTATTGGGGTCAAAGAGATGTATAATTCCCTTGGAGTGCCAATGGCCGGTATGGTGGAGGCTATTCGCTGTCTGAAGGAGGCGGCGTTAGCCTTGTTATCTAAGGAGGAGGCGGAGGAGACTGCTCCTTATTTCGACTATATTATCCAATACATGTCCTAA
- the tsaB gene encoding tRNA (adenosine(37)-N6)-threonylcarbamoyltransferase complex dimerization subunit type 1 TsaB yields MNKQGLALQTSTGDLGLAFVDCQGKFYCNYWDLGRELADRLQEILAGFVKEVTSWNKLDFLAVSLGPGSYTSTRIGVVTARILAQQLNLPVVGISNTELLAWEEAKRQQKQAVIAVEMPASNGEVYGAIYRRNNEYLLLEEVEKCRAMMPKKWQEISEEYKQRYPEGIVAVKSPPKLGYTAKYLLEISQLKIDALLEKTTYNWKNLLPLY; encoded by the coding sequence ATGAACAAACAAGGATTGGCCTTGCAAACTTCTACTGGAGATTTGGGTTTAGCTTTTGTAGATTGCCAGGGGAAATTTTACTGCAATTATTGGGATTTGGGAAGAGAATTAGCAGATAGGTTACAAGAAATTTTGGCGGGCTTTGTCAAGGAGGTAACTTCCTGGAATAAACTGGATTTTTTAGCGGTCAGCCTAGGCCCTGGCAGTTATACTAGTACCAGAATAGGGGTAGTCACGGCCAGAATTTTGGCACAACAATTAAACCTGCCAGTGGTGGGGATCTCTAATACCGAACTTCTGGCATGGGAAGAGGCAAAAAGACAACAAAAACAGGCGGTAATAGCAGTGGAAATGCCGGCAAGTAACGGGGAAGTTTACGGGGCAATTTATAGGAGAAACAACGAGTATTTGCTGTTAGAAGAAGTGGAGAAGTGCCGCGCCATGATGCCAAAAAAGTGGCAGGAAATCTCGGAGGAATACAAACAAAGGTATCCGGAGGGGATAGTGGCAGTGAAATCGCCACCAAAATTAGGGTATACAGCCAAGTATTTACTAGAAATATCCCAGCTGAAAATAGATGCTCTTTTGGAAAAAACTACCTATAACTGGAAAAATCTATTGCCTTTATACTAG
- a CDS encoding FtsW/RodA/SpoVE family cell cycle protein: protein MWKILTLAIPFYQPDVNGWGFEARILRWLTFLWIFIGLVTLFSASYAVGIQESGDGWYYWKRQVFWLLIGLIFFKILPQLPLSLVFKYSGWFYLFFLVCILLTALGLGENINGAERWLNIGPIQIQPSELLKPFLVIQGAIVFGKWKKLSWQIKGTWLGIFAFTLACILKQPNLSTTALCGMTLWLMALAGGIPYNQLAMTAMAGIVTAAVSVSINTYQLKRITSFLNPWEDARGDGYQLIQSLLAIGSGGIMGVGFGMSQQKLFYLPFQHTDFIFAVFAEEFGLLGCLFLLLLLLSYATIAFLVSLKCHHPVKRLLGIGVVVILVGQSLLNIGVNTGVLPTTGLPFPFLSYGGSSVISSLILAGLLIRLAIEESPTPQTADS from the coding sequence ATGTGGAAAATTCTGACTCTTGCTATCCCTTTTTACCAGCCGGATGTCAACGGTTGGGGTTTTGAGGCTAGAATACTGCGCTGGCTGACATTTTTATGGATTTTTATTGGCTTAGTTACTCTTTTTTCTGCTTCCTATGCCGTGGGAATACAAGAAAGTGGAGATGGCTGGTATTACTGGAAACGTCAAGTGTTTTGGCTGCTAATAGGCCTAATTTTCTTTAAAATACTGCCACAACTACCTCTTTCTCTGGTATTCAAATATTCTGGCTGGTTTTATCTGTTTTTCCTGGTTTGTATCTTGCTAACAGCATTGGGGTTAGGGGAAAATATTAATGGTGCCGAAAGATGGTTAAATATAGGTCCCATTCAAATTCAACCCTCTGAATTACTAAAGCCTTTTCTAGTTATACAGGGTGCTATTGTATTTGGCAAGTGGAAAAAACTCTCCTGGCAAATCAAGGGCACCTGGCTAGGTATTTTTGCCTTCACCCTTGCTTGTATTCTCAAACAACCTAACTTGAGTACAACTGCATTATGTGGGATGACATTGTGGCTTATGGCATTAGCCGGGGGAATACCCTACAATCAACTGGCTATGACTGCCATGGCGGGAATTGTTACTGCCGCGGTGAGTGTGTCTATTAACACCTATCAGTTAAAACGTATCACATCCTTTCTCAATCCTTGGGAGGATGCTAGGGGAGATGGTTATCAGTTGATTCAAAGTTTACTAGCCATTGGCTCTGGTGGTATAATGGGGGTTGGGTTTGGGATGTCACAACAGAAACTCTTCTATTTGCCTTTCCAGCATACTGACTTCATCTTTGCCGTCTTTGCCGAGGAGTTTGGCTTGTTGGGCTGTCTGTTTCTCTTACTGTTGTTGCTCAGTTACGCTACTATTGCCTTCTTGGTGTCTTTAAAGTGTCACCATCCCGTTAAACGACTGTTGGGAATTGGTGTTGTGGTTATTCTTGTGGGACAATCTCTTCTTAACATCGGCGTTAATACAGGTGTACTTCCCACCACCGGTTTGCCTTTTCCCTTTCTCAGTTATGGTGGCAGTTCAGTAATTAGTAGTTTAATTTTAGCAGGTTTATTGATTCGTCTTGCCATCGAAGAGAGTCCAACTCCACAGACTGCTGATAGTTAG
- a CDS encoding peptidase S8 produces the protein MRKFLLVCLCILGVALALFNFRGLALKGEYDSLIINFREDIPKNELESSLQLIASQIKSIPVLNSIFSEEERVYVVKGDKNTWKQLKKLPLKQQVEYIEPNYVYHSLEVPNDPGYSQQWNLRSINIEQAWDDSKGEGVIVAVIDTGVTQVPDLGKTEFVEGYNFIDDNKDTRDDVGHGTHVAGTIAQSTNNNYGVAGIAYRAKIMPLKVLGKNGGTVADIAEAIKFAADRGAGVINMSFGGGGDSRFLREAIKYAHQKGVVMVAAAGNENRNAATYPARYPEVIAVSATDAAGNKAPYSNFGAGVDISAPGGSETGKIVQETINGESKQPEFIGYMGTSMASPHVAGVAALIKATGVDNPDEVRAILLQSARKPEKDPLNHYGAGQLDAARAVKLALKGKITLRDFLRWLRDNGYLNPGFWIDGGAVALLPKILMVLGSYLFAWFLRNYLPFNLSLQAGLIVGSSGLFFLQGFYIFDLPQWPFRLMGSSIPELGNILWGSSILNPLFASALIPTLNILIFLQHPTLKWLAIGCSLGVASCLLVSAFTNPWVWGLGYGWLSRLFLLVNALFCLLLANLAAKAAASTSFGLQ, from the coding sequence ATGAGAAAATTCCTTCTCGTTTGTCTTTGCATTTTAGGGGTAGCGTTAGCTTTATTTAATTTTCGCGGTTTGGCCCTTAAAGGGGAATATGACTCTTTAATTATCAACTTCCGGGAGGATATTCCCAAAAATGAGTTAGAGTCTAGTTTACAGCTAATCGCCTCCCAAATAAAATCCATACCGGTGTTGAATAGTATTTTCTCCGAAGAAGAAAGAGTCTATGTGGTTAAGGGAGATAAAAACACCTGGAAACAACTGAAAAAATTACCCCTCAAACAGCAAGTAGAATACATCGAGCCCAACTATGTTTATCATAGCCTAGAAGTCCCCAATGATCCCGGCTACAGTCAACAATGGAATCTCCGTAGTATCAATATAGAACAAGCATGGGACGACAGTAAAGGGGAGGGAGTAATTGTAGCCGTCATAGATACAGGAGTAACTCAGGTACCCGACTTAGGAAAAACAGAATTCGTGGAGGGCTATAACTTCATAGACGACAATAAGGATACAAGAGATGATGTAGGACATGGAACACACGTGGCAGGTACAATAGCCCAGTCTACCAATAACAATTATGGGGTAGCGGGGATAGCCTACAGAGCCAAAATAATGCCATTAAAGGTATTAGGCAAAAATGGAGGCACAGTTGCCGACATAGCGGAGGCGATTAAATTTGCTGCTGACAGGGGCGCCGGTGTGATAAATATGAGTTTTGGTGGGGGGGGAGACAGTCGATTTTTAAGAGAGGCGATTAAATATGCCCATCAGAAGGGAGTGGTAATGGTAGCAGCGGCGGGGAATGAAAACCGCAATGCTGCCACCTACCCAGCGCGTTACCCCGAGGTAATTGCCGTTTCTGCTACCGATGCCGCTGGTAACAAGGCGCCCTATTCTAATTTTGGGGCGGGGGTGGATATATCAGCACCCGGTGGCAGTGAAACTGGCAAAATAGTCCAAGAAACCATCAACGGGGAAAGCAAACAGCCAGAATTCATCGGCTATATGGGCACCAGTATGGCTTCCCCCCATGTAGCCGGTGTTGCCGCCTTAATCAAGGCTACAGGGGTTGACAATCCCGACGAGGTAAGGGCAATTTTACTCCAGTCAGCCAGGAAACCAGAAAAAGACCCCTTAAACCATTATGGCGCAGGACAGTTGGATGCAGCAAGAGCAGTCAAACTAGCCTTGAAAGGCAAAATTACCCTTAGAGACTTCCTCCGTTGGCTAAGAGACAATGGCTATCTCAACCCCGGTTTTTGGATAGACGGTGGGGCAGTAGCCCTTTTACCTAAGATACTAATGGTATTAGGTTCCTACTTATTTGCCTGGTTTTTACGCAACTATCTCCCCTTCAACCTCAGCCTCCAGGCGGGATTGATAGTCGGCAGTAGCGGTTTATTCTTCCTACAGGGGTTTTATATCTTCGATTTACCACAATGGCCTTTTCGTCTGATGGGCAGTTCCATCCCAGAATTAGGTAATATACTATGGGGCAGTTCTATTCTCAATCCCCTGTTTGCCAGTGCATTAATTCCCACCCTTAATATTCTCATTTTCCTACAACACCCCACCCTTAAATGGCTAGCCATTGGTTGTAGTCTCGGGGTTGCCTCCTGTTTACTGGTATCTGCCTTCACCAATCCCTGGGTATGGGGTTTAGGCTATGGCTGGTTGTCGCGGCTATTCCTCCTAGTTAATGCCCTTTTCTGCCTACTATTGGCCAATCTAGCCGCAAAGGCCGCCGCCTCTACCTCCTTTGGCTTGCAATAG